A stretch of the Oceanivirga salmonicida genome encodes the following:
- the glpX gene encoding class II fructose-bisphosphatase gives MQRELALEFARVTEAAAIAAHKALGKGDKNEADRLAVEAMRIMLNSIMIDGEIVIGEGEIDEAPMLYIGEKVGRTDGNYIPVDIAVDPIEGTRMVAQGQANAITVLAVAKKGSFLQAPDIYMEKLIVGPNAKGLIDLDKPLIDNLKIIAKANNKKLNELCIMILYKPRHYKIISELQELGVKVYTIPDGDVAASLLTCMVDTDIDAIYGIGGAPEGVVSAAAIRALGGDMQARLKLRNEVKGVSLENDKISKEEKRRCEEKGLDLSKVLRLDDLVKDDEIIFSATGITTGDLLKGIKRKGDIISTQTLLIRGNSKTIRYINSVHNIKFKDKKIYNLIK, from the coding sequence ATGCAAAGAGAATTAGCCTTAGAATTTGCCAGAGTAACCGAAGCCGCTGCAATTGCAGCTCACAAAGCATTAGGTAAAGGTGATAAAAACGAAGCCGATAGATTAGCTGTTGAAGCTATGAGAATAATGCTTAATAGTATTATGATAGATGGAGAAATTGTTATAGGAGAAGGAGAAATTGATGAAGCACCCATGCTATACATAGGAGAAAAAGTTGGTAGAACTGATGGTAATTATATACCAGTTGATATAGCAGTTGATCCTATTGAAGGAACTAGAATGGTAGCACAAGGTCAAGCAAATGCAATTACTGTATTAGCAGTGGCAAAAAAAGGAAGTTTCTTACAAGCACCAGATATATACATGGAAAAATTAATTGTAGGTCCAAATGCAAAAGGTCTTATAGATTTAGATAAACCATTAATTGATAATCTTAAAATCATTGCAAAAGCAAATAATAAAAAGTTAAATGAATTATGCATAATGATATTATATAAACCTAGACATTATAAAATAATTTCTGAATTACAAGAATTAGGTGTAAAAGTTTACACTATACCTGATGGCGACGTTGCTGCTTCTCTTTTAACATGTATGGTTGATACTGATATAGATGCTATATACGGTATAGGTGGAGCACCCGAAGGAGTTGTATCTGCTGCTGCTATAAGAGCATTAGGCGGAGATATGCAAGCAAGGCTAAAACTAAGAAATGAAGTAAAAGGTGTTTCATTAGAAAATGATAAAATTTCAAAAGAAGAAAAAAGAAGATGCGAAGAAAAAGGTTTAGATTTATCAAAAGTCCTAAGATTAGATGATTTAGTTAAAGATGATGAAATAATTTTTTCAGCAACTGGTATAACTACAGGAGATTTATTAAAAGGAATTAAAAGAAAAGGCGATATAATTAGCACACAAACTTTACTTATAAGAGGTAATTCAAAAACTATAAGATATATTAATTCTGTACATAACATAAAATTCAAAGATAAAAAAATTTATAATTTAATAAAATAA